Genomic segment of Aulosira sp. FACHB-615:
TCATTCCACTCATTTGTAACGATTTTCTCGCTCCAGTGCGGATTGTGGGAATTTTCTTTTTAATCATTCATACACCGAACTTGTGTAACGAAACAATAAGTCGCACATCGCGTTAAGTTTACCAGATTCAGATAAACGAGAAGAACAAGGTAATCGCCCAGCGATCGCTGTTCAAACAGACATTGCGGTTTCGCCCATGTTAATGATTGTCCCAGTTACTTCTTCCTTGGGGGCATCAAGGTTTCCATTTACTGTAAGGATTGAGCCATCAGTGCTGAATGGTTTGACATTGCTTTCGGTAGCAATGGTTTTTCAGATGCGAGCGATCGATCCTAAGCGAATTATTCGTAAAATTGGTGAGTTGGAGCCTGAGTATTTGGTGCAGATTGATGGGGAAATTTGGCGAATGTTGAAGCCCCCGGAGGTTTAAAAAAGTCTGAAGTGTGAAATTTCAGACTTCGGTAGCAGAATTTCGTAGGTTGGGTGCGGTGCGATCGCCAATTTTGTAGGATGCGTGAATAAAATGTCACGCACCTTACTTCACACGTCACTTCGCATGACTGCATCTAACAACAACCCAGCCCCAAACCGCACCGGATCAGTGCAAGCTAAACCGGTTTCGGCGGTAGTTTGGGCGATCGCTTCTTGGGCTGCAAACTCATTTAAATGTGCAGTATTCAACGCTATACCCACCACAGGCACTTTCCCAAAAGCACCACCCGCACTCGCTACAGATTCATACATTTGAATCACTTTCATTAACGGCGGAATCGGGACATGGGGATTATTCCGGTTATGAGTTTGTCCTGCCCGATGTACTAATACTAGTTGTGTAGGTTGGGAACCGCGAATCAAAGGCAAGGTAGCAGTAGAACCAGGATGTAACAGCGAACCTTGTCCTTCAATGTGCAGAATGTCATAGTTTTTGCCATAGCGCATCACTATTTGTTCCACAGCACCAGCCGCAAAATCTACACGGACAGCATCTAAAGCGATACCATCACCTTCTAACATCAAACCAGTTTGACCTGTAGCGATAAACTTAGAACGCCAACCCCGTAACTTTGCCGCCCAGTGTAATTCTAAACTAGTAGACATTTTCCCAATCGCCATATCTGTTCCCACCGTCAACACCCGGCGACAAGGAAGCGTCCGCGCCATCCCACTCGCCACTTCTATATTTGGTGGTTCTTTGCGGACATCCCAAATTAACTGTCCTGGTTTGAGAATGGCATTTAACTCTGCCATCGTCGCCAATGGTGTGTGTAACCCATTCACCAAAGACATCCCAGCCGCTAGGGCATTTTTAATTTCTATCCAATAATCATCAGGTACAGCACCACCTTTGGGCGCAATTCCAATTACCAATACTTCGGGTTTATATGCTAAAGCTGCGGTGACAGATTCTACAATCGGCACATCACGCTTGATACCTGTTAATTCTGGCAAAGACTTACCAGCACTTACCTTATCAATTACTGCGACAATCGGGGCTTCACTGTAGCGTAAAATTGCCAACCCGGTTTTGCCCTGTGTTCCTGTAGTTCCTTCATGCAGCAGAATAGCGATTCGTTGATTAAGCGGCAAACGCACTGTATTGTACCCCCAAGCCTGGTAAATCGTTTGGTAAAACTTTTCCTTCTACTACTAATGCACCCATAAATGGGTCATCAACTAAGTTGAGGTGACTATCTAAATCTAAATAATCAGCGAGTGGTGCTAATTGTGCTGCGGCTGTGTTAGCGAGTGAACTGTCAGAATAGCAGCCAAACATCACTTGTAAATTGTAAGCCCGCGCTGTGTGTACCATTCGCAATGCTTCGGTTAAGCCCCCTGACTTCATCAGTTTGATATTAATTCCATCCACGTAGTTTGCCAAATGGGGAATATCAACGCTAGTAAAGCAACTTTCATCAACAAAAATCGGTAGGGGTGACTCTTGTTTGAGTTTGGCTAAACTTTCTTCCTGACCCCTTGCTAGTGGCTGTTCTACATACTTTACACCTAAATCAGCCAGCCAATGACACATCTTAATTGCATCTGGCAAACTCCAACCACCATTTGCATCCACAAAAAATTCTAGATTTGGTGCTTCTTGTTGGACTGCTAATAGCATTTGCTGATCTGCCTCAATACCATCGGGGCTACCTAATTTCACCTTGAACAGCCGCACATCCAGATAATTTAACCAGTCCCGCGCCCTCGCCCTAGCGCCCTCTGGTGAATTTATGCCAATAGTTACCGAAGTCGGGACAATGAGATTGCGATCGCATCCCCAAATCTGCCACAGCGGTAAACCAACAAACTTACCCAACCAATCGTGCATTGCCATATCTACAGCCGCCCGCGCCGATGAAGGAATTTGCTGTTGAATTAACAACTGCTCAACTTGCTGTCTCTGCAATGGGCTGAAAGTTGTTAATAATGGTATAACTTGAGCGATCGCATCTTTGATTTGCTCGGTTTTTTGAGCATGATTCCCCACCCCAAACGGTGATGCTTCACCCCAGCCCTCAACGCCATCTTGCGAAATTTTTACCCAGACATTTGTTGTCTGTGCAGTTGTCCCCCGACTAATAGTTAAGGGAAATCGTTTATTGACAGTAAATACCTTGACTTCTACTTGCATAAGTCTGCTCTATAGCAATCCTAAACGATATACAAACATCTCTCTGACCTGAAAGTGCTGAGTGCTGAGTAAAAATGCTAGTCCCACTTTCATACTTGGCTATGAAGTTTGTTTCATCGGGACTACCTTGTCTACCTTGTCTACCTTGTCTCTTTTCTTCATTCTCAAATAAGACTGCTCTATGATGGCTAGGGCAGAAAATAGTTTAAGTGATTTTAGCCGATTTTCTACATCTGTTATACTTTTTTACATTTATTAATTAGCATCTATGAGCAATCTCAAGAAATGGAAAATCTTGCAATCAGAAATGGTATTAAACCATCCTTGGTGCAAAGTCAGGCAAGATAAAATCGAATTACCTAACGGCAAGGTGATTGATGATTATTTTGTCAGTATTAAACCAGAAATTGCCATTATTTTGCCAATTACCAGTAATCAAGAAATTGTTTTCGTCCGCCAATACCGACACGCAGTCGCCGATTTTTTTATCGAATTACCAGCCGGACATTTTGACCCCACCCAAGAAAGTGCGGAAATCGCCGCCATCCGAGAATTACAAGAAGAAACTGGTTATCTAGCTCAACAAGTTAAAAAAGTCACTGTTTTTTATGATAAACCCAGCAAAGATACTAACCGCATACATTTATTTTTAGCTGAGAATGTTATAAAAGTTGGGGAACAGAATTTAGATATTACAGAAGAAATTGAAGTAATTTTAATTCCTGTAGCGGAAGTGTTAGATAAAATCTATCAAGGTGAAATTTCAGTGTCAGGAACTATTGCGGCTTTATTTTTAGGTTTAAACTTGATGAAATAGCTTAATAACCATCAATAAAAAAGGCGGCCGCATCTGTAATTCAGAATAGCGATCGCCAAAAAATTAATCCAGTAAATCAAACAGTTTGAGAATTGATAAATATTTTTCCCTAAATTAAATATTTCTCCTTTACTAATAAAATCTGCAATAAAGTACAAGAATCCAGAATCCCGAAGTCAAAATTGCTCAGAGTTTGATGAATAATATGATGAGAATATTCAAATTTATATCTAGCAGACCCTTGATTTATTCATGATTCTGAATTCTGTCCAGGAAATTAATTAGCCACCTGTTTTTTAGACTTCATTCTTAAACCCAATGCAAGTGTAGCTGCAATGCCAACAACTGCGCTTGGTTCAGGAACAGAAGTTGTCTCATTTACATATTTGGCGCTGGCTACTGTATTGACAGATTCTGTATTAGTGATATCAACTAACATTTTTTCAGTGTTGTCACTATAGAAAATATCGTTAACCGCCAGGAATAAAAACTTCGCGTTGGTGGGAATCTTAATTGTCATCTCGCCTAAGATTCCGAATACACCATCAAACAATGTTTTTTGACCGCAAGTTCTATTAACATCACTTAAAGTTGCTCCATTACACATATAAGCACCTTTTGAGCCGTCGTAAGTAGAACCTGCTTGATTAGTGGTGTCAAATAAAGTGTTAGAAGTCCAGTTTGCGTCTGTATAGGCATACTTACTGGCATCTTCAGCATCAAGGCTAATAGCATCAGCTACACGTTGTTGAAAAGAAGAATCAAGCAATGTATCCGAAGCACTGAAGACCCCAATCATATCGTTTCTTTGTCCAGGGTTCCAAACACTCCAGTTAAATGCACCAGAAGTACTTAAACGAATTGTGCTTCCAGCTTCAAGACCTAAATCAGCTAAAGAGATGGCTTTAGTATTACCTGCAATTGTCTGAACATTATTGTAATAAGTTGTATCAGACTGGGTTTTCAAAAAAGTGTAGGTAGAGTCGATTTCAAAAGAAGCTGCTTGGGCTTTAGCATTAACTAAAGTACCCAATCCAACCAAGCTAGAAACCATTAAAATACGCCAGATTCTGTTCATGTTCTTATACTTATTGCCGACTTCTCTAGCATAAGTAATAAGTTCCATAGAATGTATAAATTATTTTGTGTATTAAGCAAATTTAGAATAAACTTTATCCTCCTATTTTGGGCTGTTTTCTCAGTATATTTCTTTGTCTAACAATCTCAAATAAATAACATTTTTAATACTGTAACCCCAGTACTTATACGACTGGATACTTGCAATTTATCGAAACTTATTATGTTCTCTATCTCGAATCTATCCACCGTAAATTGGCTATCAATCAAGAGAAATAACGGTTTTGCCATAGAATAGCCAGTTAAAAGGCTGATATTCAACAAAGCACGATCGCCATTGAATCATAAAAATTGAGCGATCGCACCCATAACACCAACTAGCGATCGCCCAAATATGAATCTAAAACCAATCTGAACTGATAAAAGGTAGATAAGATCACTGTCATCTCATCCTATAACCGTTCACCTGCTATCTAAACAAGCTGTTATTTGCAATTTAAAACAATTTGAGCCTCAATTCTGACTTATAGCAGGGGACAGGTAATAGGTTACAGGTGACAGGGGTAAAAGCTTTGTGGTGTCTAAGTCTGATTATTTATCGATTCCGAAGCAACTTGGCTACTGCTCTATATCAATTTCTGGACAAAATTCGTCAATTTGCAAAATTCGGATCATTTCGCGCCCAGGATGTTTAAATAACACATAAAATTCACTATTGGGCATTCTCAAGTTTTCAGGAATTAGCTGCGTTGGGATTGCTTCTGTTCGCACTAACCCATGTCCAGGAAAGAGAATAATGGTAATTTCGCCAGGAAGTAGACATCCTAAAACTCTGGCGAAGACACGCGCATAAAATGATGGATGGTCTTCATATCGCATATCAATTTCCAAAGCCAACAAAACTTTGTATTTTTACCACAAGCATAACTTTAAACAAGCGCATAGGCGTTTTGTTTCAACGGAATTTGAATCACAAACGCTGTTCCTTGACCAAAGGTGGAAAGACAGGTCAATTTGCCATGATGTCTTTCGACAATTATCTGATGACTAATTGACATACTAATTCCTGTACCCTTACCTACGGGTTTTGTTGTGAAAAATGGGTCAAAAATTCTTGGCTGAAGCTGTTCAGGAATCCCCACTCCATTATCTTCGATCGTGATTTCTACCCATTTGTCTGCCGTCAAAGAAGTTTTGACTGTAATTTGAGGTGGATTATCTTGAATTTCTGAATGAGATTTTTGCGTAATTTTCTCTTCTAGGGTATCTATCGCATTTGTGAGAATGTTCAGCATCACTTGATTGAGTGAACTCGGATAACACTCTACTTCCGACAAATTAGCATAATCTTTGATCACCTTAATTTCTGGACGCTCTGGTTTTGCTTGCAGGCGGTGATGCAAAATCATCAGAGTACTATCAATACCTTCGTGAATATTCACCACTTTCAGTTCCGCTTCATCCAAGCGCGAGAAATTTCGTAATGATATGACAATTTGCCGGATGCGATCGCTTCCTGCTTTCATTGAATTTAAAATTTTTGGTAAATCTTCTTGCAAAAAGTCTAAATCAACTTCTTCAATTAGCCTGTGAAGGGGCAAGGGTAAAACCGGAAAATGCGCTTGGTAAGCATTGACAATGCTCAATAAATAATCAGCATATTCTTCAACATAAGTCAAGTTACCGTGAATAAAGTTAATCGGATTATTAATTTCATGTGCAACCCCAGCTACTAATTGTCCTAAACTTGACATCTTTTCTTGTTGGACTAACTGCATTTGCATCTGCTTGAGTTCTGTCATCGCGGTTTCCAAGAGTTGATTCTTGTTTTCTAGTTCGATTTTTGAAGCGAATATCTGACTGAAACAAGCAAGTAAATCAAAACTTTTATAGAAACTGAGAAAGCGTAATGCGATCGCAACTGTCAACAAATCCGCTATTGCTTGCCAAAAATGGGAATTAACCAAACCCAGCATTCCCACTACATGCAAGCCGTGACCAAAAGCGCAGCTTAAAAAAATCCCAGCCACTGTAACTACCAGTGGGTCAACACCTGCTTGTCGATTACGCCAAACCCCATAACCAATAACACTACCAATAATGAAATAACAACAAGAGATGACTAAATTTTCCCCCGCTATTAACCAACCGATTTGATCGGCATCCAATACATGATTCATAAATCTACTAGTACCCTAAAGCCCTCAGATCCTTAAAGTACCCATTTGCTCACTCATAATTGATATAAATGTTTACAATAGACATTTTTTTATTTATGTGAAGTTAAATAGTTGCTAAAAAGTAGCTTTTAGCTTGATATTAGTTATCTAGAGAGAAAATGCTTCTAAATATATTGAAGTGGAGAGCGATATAGTGGGCGATCGCCTCAATGCTTAAAAAGCAAATTTTTGAAATGTTTGAGATATTGCTACATTTGTATATACAAATGTAGATTTCAGAGTTATGCTTGAAAGTGTAAATGGCTTTGATTGGGATGAAGGGAACTCTGCCAAATGCTGGAATCGTGTTTCTAAAGAAGAAATTGAGTACCTATTTCAACAATCGGGTGTTCTGATTGCACCAGATATAAAACATTCTCAGGATGAAGATAGGTATTTAGCCATAGGGATTTCAAGCCAACAAAAGTACATTTTTGTGGCTTTTACGCTCCGAAATAAACAGGATGAAATACTCATTAGACCGATCAGTGCCAGATATATGAGAGACACAGAGGTACAGAAATATGGACAAAACTTTCCCCAGACTTAAAACTGATGAAGAAATAGAGACACTCTTGGAAGAGGATTTGTCAGATTATCTGACTCCTGATAATTTCAAGCCAGTAACTTTTGAATTTAAGCCTAAAGATAAAAGTGTCAATATACGGATGTCTGAGGAGATGCTAGAAAAAGTTAAATCTGTTTCTAAGAAAGAAGGTATTCCTTATCAGCGTTACATTAGACGTGCGATAGAACGGTCTTTAGCTGCTGAATAGTAATTTGGCATAAAAAATGAGAGAAGCGAGCATTAAAGCGCGATCGCAGTGTTTTTCAACACGATCGCAACTTCTCCAAAAGATAAGCGATCGCAGCAGGTTTACGGTATAGGTGCAATATTAGGGTGCTTTCCAGCGTAATAAACAATAACCTTCAATTGCTGCTCATCAGGAATGTAAAATACTCTGTCTCCTTTTGTGACTTCATATTCCCATACTCCTTTGTAAGTTTTACCCTTCAAAGGAAAAACACGTCCTGGCTGTCTGCTTGTTGGTGTAGAACATAAATCCTCATAACAGCGCAGAGAGTTTTCTGGATAACGTTGCATTAAAGCTTCCCAGTCCCGATTAACTCGGCGATTTTTAGCTACTACCAACCAAGTGCTTTCTCTCTCAGATAATGCAGGGGCAGTCAGTTTCACTTCAGGCGGCTCTACATTTTCTACTATGGGGTTTTCTTCGTGGTTATCTGACATATACCCTTACTCAGCACTATGAGCAGATGGTTTGGTTAATGGTATTTCATCAGTTTCAGCACTAAAAGCTGCTGCTAGTTCAGGACTAAATATAGCAATAGCACTTTCATGCCATTCATGGATGAGCGCCTCAATCATCTCCCATGCTGTAGTTGAAGAATCTATCAACCGAAAAGCTTCACTTAGCTCCTTGATAAACTCTTGCAAATCATCCGCATCAAACACACTCAACCATCCATAAGGATGTTCAAAGCCGATTTCTTTCCCTAGTAATAAAGAAAAAGCAACAGTTAATGCTTCAAAGACAGCTTGACTTTGAGTAGCTACCTTCACCAAAGAAGTTACTTCCTCTCGACGCAACAAAGCAAAAGCATGATCATTGCGAGTAATTGTCACCGGACGTTCTAAAGCTTTGTCTAGAACTCGCCCAGGCTGACGATTTAACTCAGTGGCAGTAATTAGCTCATCCGAGTAAATATTGCCAAAATTGCCTAAAACCATAGGTTATACCTTGTCAGCCAAGTTAATTTAATGAAAGTAGTGATTACGTATAATTGTACGTACTATTTTTAAAGGTTCAATAGGAATTAAAGCTCCTACGCACCGCTATTTTGCATCAGCCCCAACCGAGCCATGCTGCTGGTCGGTCGATGCTTTGTAGAAAATTTTGCACAAATTTCCACCAATGTAAGCACAATTCCGAAGTTTTTTGCGCTGGTTTTCGTGTTGTTATCAGGAATTTTGCTTGCGCTAGTTTTTTGGGTAGAGAAAAGGTAGACAGGTTATTTTTCCTGGACAATACATCAAATAAAAAGGCACTTAATAATGCTTATCAAATTCCTCAAACTAGCGATTGTTGGATCTTTAAGCGCAACTTCAATCCACCTTGCGCTCACATATTCTTCATTTCACCACGAGTTTTCGGAGTTTAGTGTCGCAGCTGTGGTTGCGCTTTTGCAAAATGACGAAGACAAGGATGAGGAGGATAAATAGTTAGCAACCAGTTTGCAGCAAAGAACTGCTGCAAACCTCACATTCGGTGCATTTAGGGAGAATGTCGTGATAATAATATTTTTGGCAGTGGTTGAAGAATTACTGGCTCGTCCTGACTTGAGTCCAGAAGAAGATACCTTATTAGAACTATTAGTCAAACTCATCGAAGATTTTGAAGAAAAGTACTATCAACTTAATGCTTCAACTTCTTGTTCCAGACTGTTGCATTTGATGGATGCTCGAAATTTACAGCCATCTGATTTGGTGGAAGTACTGGGTTCAAGTGAGATAGTGACTAAGTTACTTGATGGAGAGCAAGAAATCACAGAAGAACAGGCCAAGGTTTTAGGACAGTTTTTTCACGTCGAGCCGGAGTTATTTTGCTCATGAAAAACAAAGGCGATCGCACCTGTAAAATCAGAAATGCGATCGCCTTTGTTGTAATCGAAAAAATTACACAGCCTGAGAACTAACCGCGAAGGTAGCTGTCAAAGGCTTCCATTTGAAAGCACGACTACCGCCTCTTTCCACCACTACTTTGACTTTGGGTTCCAGTTTCGGCAATTCTGCTAAAAACTCAATTTCTTGATCAGACAGAATATGCCCTTCAATGATCCACAGCACCAAACCCTTAGATTTTGGTGGTAACTGTTCTAACTGATAGTTAACAATTGGGGGTAAATAGTAGACACTACCCACAGCCGCACCACTACCAGTACTTTTCTTACCCAAGTGAGGCGGTCTCACACCGTGAACTCCAGTAAGATAGGCCGCTACATCGCCCAATCCCCTAGCAGTTATATTTAAAGTCACATAGCCAGCAGCACGCAGTCGGCGGCGATATCGACCTTCAAAACCTCCCTCTAAAGGGACGTACGTACCGAGAGCGCCAAATTTCTCCAAATCTCGGATTAAACCATTGCCAGTGGTAATCAGTGCCATAGATTTTCGTTTATCCTATCCCACTTACATATCTCTATTATTTACTGTTAAGTAAAATATTTAAGGTGTCTTCAGATAGCAACTAGTCCAAAACTTGCCAAAGTATTGCCCAACAAAGCAAATCACTTCTAAAAGCTTATTTTATTCACCTAATAATATAGATATATGCAACTTACTCAGGACTTA
This window contains:
- a CDS encoding type II toxin-antitoxin system HigA family antitoxin, which codes for MIIIFLAVVEELLARPDLSPEEDTLLELLVKLIEDFEEKYYQLNASTSCSRLLHLMDARNLQPSDLVEVLGSSEIVTKLLDGEQEITEEQAKVLGQFFHVEPELFCS
- a CDS encoding NUDIX hydrolase, translated to MSNLKKWKILQSEMVLNHPWCKVRQDKIELPNGKVIDDYFVSIKPEIAIILPITSNQEIVFVRQYRHAVADFFIELPAGHFDPTQESAEIAAIRELQEETGYLAQQVKKVTVFYDKPSKDTNRIHLFLAENVIKVGEQNLDITEEIEVILIPVAEVLDKIYQGEISVSGTIAALFLGLNLMK
- a CDS encoding DUF1611 domain-containing protein, with protein sequence MRLPLNQRIAILLHEGTTGTQGKTGLAILRYSEAPIVAVIDKVSAGKSLPELTGIKRDVPIVESVTAALAYKPEVLVIGIAPKGGAVPDDYWIEIKNALAAGMSLVNGLHTPLATMAELNAILKPGQLIWDVRKEPPNIEVASGMARTLPCRRVLTVGTDMAIGKMSTSLELHWAAKLRGWRSKFIATGQTGLMLEGDGIALDAVRVDFAAGAVEQIVMRYGKNYDILHIEGQGSLLHPGSTATLPLIRGSQPTQLVLVHRAGQTHNRNNPHVPIPPLMKVIQMYESVASAGGAFGKVPVVGIALNTAHLNEFAAQEAIAQTTAETGLACTDPVRFGAGLLLDAVMRSDV
- a CDS encoding sensor histidine kinase, giving the protein MNHVLDADQIGWLIAGENLVISCCYFIIGSVIGYGVWRNRQAGVDPLVVTVAGIFLSCAFGHGLHVVGMLGLVNSHFWQAIADLLTVAIALRFLSFYKSFDLLACFSQIFASKIELENKNQLLETAMTELKQMQMQLVQQEKMSSLGQLVAGVAHEINNPINFIHGNLTYVEEYADYLLSIVNAYQAHFPVLPLPLHRLIEEVDLDFLQEDLPKILNSMKAGSDRIRQIVISLRNFSRLDEAELKVVNIHEGIDSTLMILHHRLQAKPERPEIKVIKDYANLSEVECYPSSLNQVMLNILTNAIDTLEEKITQKSHSEIQDNPPQITVKTSLTADKWVEITIEDNGVGIPEQLQPRIFDPFFTTKPVGKGTGISMSISHQIIVERHHGKLTCLSTFGQGTAFVIQIPLKQNAYALV
- a CDS encoding CopG family antitoxin, producing MDKTFPRLKTDEEIETLLEEDLSDYLTPDNFKPVTFEFKPKDKSVNIRMSEEMLEKVKSVSKKEGIPYQRYIRRAIERSLAAE
- a CDS encoding dipeptide epimerase, producing the protein MQVEVKVFTVNKRFPLTISRGTTAQTTNVWVKISQDGVEGWGEASPFGVGNHAQKTEQIKDAIAQVIPLLTTFSPLQRQQVEQLLIQQQIPSSARAAVDMAMHDWLGKFVGLPLWQIWGCDRNLIVPTSVTIGINSPEGARARARDWLNYLDVRLFKVKLGSPDGIEADQQMLLAVQQEAPNLEFFVDANGGWSLPDAIKMCHWLADLGVKYVEQPLARGQEESLAKLKQESPLPIFVDESCFTSVDIPHLANYVDGINIKLMKSGGLTEALRMVHTARAYNLQVMFGCYSDSSLANTAAAQLAPLADYLDLDSHLNLVDDPFMGALVVEGKVLPNDLPGLGVQYSAFAA
- a CDS encoding NAD(P)H-quinone oxidoreductase subunit N — its product is MALITTGNGLIRDLEKFGALGTYVPLEGGFEGRYRRRLRAAGYVTLNITARGLGDVAAYLTGVHGVRPPHLGKKSTGSGAAVGSVYYLPPIVNYQLEQLPPKSKGLVLWIIEGHILSDQEIEFLAELPKLEPKVKVVVERGGSRAFKWKPLTATFAVSSQAV
- a CDS encoding type II toxin-antitoxin system PemK/MazF family toxin translates to MALSLPDSDKREEQGNRPAIAVQTDIAVSPMLMIVPVTSSLGASRFPFTVRIEPSVLNGLTLLSVAMVFQMRAIDPKRIIRKIGELEPEYLVQIDGEIWRMLKPPEV
- a CDS encoding BrnT family toxin; translated protein: MLESVNGFDWDEGNSAKCWNRVSKEEIEYLFQQSGVLIAPDIKHSQDEDRYLAIGISSQQKYIFVAFTLRNKQDEILIRPISARYMRDTEVQKYGQNFPQT